One window of the Coregonus clupeaformis isolate EN_2021a unplaced genomic scaffold, ASM2061545v1 scaf2774, whole genome shotgun sequence genome contains the following:
- the LOC123489136 gene encoding gamma-gliadin-like, whose translation MPQQVWQPAPMPQQKKQPAADPKQPQQVWYPAPMPQKQPPSMPQQVWRPASMQQKLPTPIPHQPQQVWNPAQMPQQQTLPTPIPHQPQQVWHPASMQQKLLTPIPQQPQQVWQPAPMPQQRKQPAAEHQQQLQPTAMPQKQPVAMPQQLWHLAQMPQKQLALMSPQKHFESTEDGGSGSSQASIVEQSVLIPIYSYSSKSRYENGKTVFSQTRYTPGEAVPVDSGSAPKNNRVGIAEPSIYPPLVKDPAR comes from the exons ATGCCTCAGCAAGTTTGGCAACCAGCTCCAATGCCCCAGCAGAAAAAGCAACCGGCTGCTGACCCTAAGCAGCCCCAGCAAGTGTGGTATCCAGCGCCAATGCCCCAGAAGCAACCACCTTCTATGCCCCAGCAAGTGTGGCGTCCAGCTTCAATGCAGCAGAAGCTACCGACCCCCATTCCCCATCAGCCTCAGCAAGTGTGGAATCCAGCTCAAATGCCCCAG CAGCAGACGCTACCGACCCCTATTCCCCATCAGCCTCAGCAAGTGTGGCATCCAGCTTCAATGCAACAGAAGCTACTGACCCCCATACCCCAGCAGCCTCAGCAAGTGTGGCAACCAGCTCCAATGCCCCAGCAGAGAAAGCAACCGGCTGCTGAGCATCAGCAGCAGTTGCAACCTACCGCCATGCCACAGAAGCAACCAGTTGCCATGCCTCAGCAATTATGGCATCTAGCTCAAATGCCCCAAAAGCAACTGGCCTTAATGTCTCCGCAGAAGCACTTCGAAAGCACTGAAGATGGCGGCTCTGGTAGCTCTCAGGCCAGCATCGTTGAGCAGTCTGTCCTCATTCCAATTTATTCCTACAGTTCCAAATCTCGCTACGAGAATGGCAAAACTGTCTTCTCCCAAACCCGCTACACTCCTGGGGAGGCTGTGCCTGTTGATAGTGGAAGTGCTCCCAAGAACAATCGTGTTGGCATCGCTGAACCAAGCATATACCCACCACTAGTAAAGGATCCTGCAAGGTAA